The following coding sequences lie in one Spinacia oleracea cultivar Varoflay chromosome 1, BTI_SOV_V1, whole genome shotgun sequence genomic window:
- the LOC110785510 gene encoding uncharacterized protein isoform X6 gives MAKSKKKGRGARVALVSDSATELMAISKKKGREDGLALISDSETELMAISKKKGREDGLALVSDSETELMAISKKKGREDGLALVSDSETELMETSKKKGRDARVALVSDSETESMAISKKKGREDGLALISDSETELMETSKKKRRNARVVSDSETESDSDHENQRGRTVLTAVRKAIDNGEKISLEWNASKVPCGEHRITFGTYVGVIARERVNINFEEWGHLPPELVNEVYNEITKGFTVLPDRRGWVVSRVSERWRAFKCRLVKNYLYKKSGKIRKMAPSKYPFISQNDWEKFTAYCTSDKFKEKSEKNRARANMKTTRYRGGRKGYQHYEKEIVKEFESQGIHIEKVPRHLSWLKAHANKSDQSYAPGDLEIAEAIKTLDAQAGKGVFSATGRDDILAKVLRKPEHGGAVRGVGSGITNKEYFGPAERPKLGQMMEQIQALQSQVTRMANMQQFMMAYFMGCSQPSTMQFPPEQMRQFMAGGVDGQSDQVGGSGGQVGSGGHIGGSGGQVGSSGGHVGSSGGHVGGSVGQVGGSGGQVGGSGGQVGGSGGQVGGSVGHIGGSGGQVGGSGGHVGGSCAQWGGGQFVPFGGGGQFGPFGGGGQFGPFGGGGQFGPFGGGGQFGQFGGSGQFGPFGGGGQFGQFGGGGQFGPFGGGGQFGPFGGGGQFGPFGGGGPFAGNRQNVPESLVSSEPRAHRHEPEKGHVPEPDTGDVP, from the exons ATGGCAAAATCAAAAAAGAAAGGACGAGGTGCCAGAGTAGCCTTGGTCTCAGACTCAGCGACAGA GTTAATGGCGATATCAAAAAAGAAAGGACGAGAAGACGGATTAGCATTGATCTCAGACTCAGAGACAGA GTTAATGGCGATATCAAAAAAGAAAGGACGCGAAGATGGATTAGCATTGGTCTCGGACTCAGAGACAGA GTTAATGGCGATATCAAAAAAGAAAGGACGAGAAGATGGATTAGCATTGGTCTCAGACTCAGAGACAGA GTTAATGGAGACATCAAAGAAGAAAGGACGGGATGCCAGAGTAGCATTGGTCTCAGACTCAGAGACAGA GTCAATGGCGATATCAAAAAAGAAAGGACGAGAAGATGGATTAGCATTGATCTCAGACTCAGAGACAGA GTTAATGGAGACatcaaagaagaaaagaagaaatgcCAGAGTAGTCTCAGATTCAGAGACAGAGTCAGATTCTGACCATGAGAATCAGAGGGGTCGTACTGTACTTACAGCTGTTAGGAAGGCAATTGACAATGGAGAGAAAATTAGTTTGGAATGGAATGCATCAAAAGTTCCCTGTGGGGAGCACCGAATAACCTTTGGCACCTATGTTGGTGTAATTGCACGTGAGCGAGTGAACATCAACTTTGAGGAGTGGGGTCATCTTCCGCCAGAACTTGTGAATGAAGTTTATAATGAGATCACT AAGGGGTTCACCGTTTTGCCCGATCGAAGAGGTTGGGTTGTGTCACGAGTTTCTGAGCGTTGGAGAGCTTTCAAATGTAGATTGGTGAAGAATTACCTGTACAAAAAGTCTGGAAAGATAAGAAAGATGGCACCATCGAAATATCCCTTCATATCTCAAAATGATTGGGAGAAATTTACTGCCTATTGCACTAGTGATAAGTTTAAG GAAAAAAGTGAGAAAAACAGAGCAAGGGCAAATATGAAGACGACAAGGTACCGAGGAGGTCGGAAAGGGTACCAACATTATGAAAAAGAAATT GTGAAAGAATTTGAGTCACAGGGGATCCACATTGAAAAGGTGCCTCGACATTTGAGTTGGCTCAAAGCTCATGCAAATAAATCAGATCAAAGCTATGCACCTGGTGATTTGGAAATTGCTGAAGCAATT AAAACCCTAGACGCTCAAGCTGGAAAAGGTGTATTTTCTGCTACGGGCAGAGATGATATTTTAGCAAAAGTATTGAGGAAGCCTGAGCATGGTGGTGCTGTCAGGGGTGTTGGATCTGGCATCACAAACAAGGAATATTTCGGGCCTGCTGAAAGGCCAAAGCTTGGACAAATGATGGAACAAATTCAAGCATTGCAATCTCAAGTGACAAGAATGGCAAACATGCAACAGTTTATGATGGCCTATTTCATGGGATGTAGCCAACCATCAACCATGCAGTTCCCTCCGGAGCAGATGAGACAGTTCATGGCTGGTGGAGTCGATGGCCAATCTGACCAAGTTGGTGGTTCAGGTGGACAAGTTGGTTCAGGTGGACATATTGGCGGTTCAGGTGGACAAGTTGGTAGTTCAGGTGGACATGTTGGTAGTTCAGGTGGACACGTTGGTGGTTCAGTTGGACAAGTTGGTGGTTCAGGTGGACAAGTTGGTGGTTCAGGTGGACAAGTTGGTGGTTCAGGTGGACAAGTTGGCGGTTCAGTTGGACACATTGGTGGTTCAGGTGGACAAGTTGGTGGTTCAGGTGGACATGTTGGTGGTTCATGTGCGCAATGGGGGGGTGGTCAGTTTGTCCCGTTTGGAGGCGGTGGTCAGTTTGGCCCATTTGGAGGCGGTGGTCAGTTTGGCCCATTTGGAGGCGGTGGTCAGTTTGGCCCATTTGGAGGCGGTGGACAGTTTGGCCAATTTGGAGGCAGTGGACAGTTTGGCCCATTTGGAGGCGGTGGACAGTTTGGCCAATTTGGAGGCGGTGGACAGTTTGGCCCATTTGGAGGCGGTGGGCAGTTTGGCCCATTTGGAGGTGGCGGCCAGTTTGGCCCATTTGGAGGTGGTGGCCCGTTTGCTGGTAACAGGCAAAATGTTCCTGAGTCCCTTGTTTCTTCTGAGCCTCGGGCCCACCGTCACGAGCCTGAGAAAGGCCACGTCCCTGAGCCTGATACAGGTGATGTGCCTTGA
- the LOC110785510 gene encoding uncharacterized protein isoform X3, protein MAKSKKKGRGARVALVSDSATELMAISKKKGREDGLALISDSETELMETSKKKGRDARVALVSDSETELMAISKKKGREDGLALVSDSETELMETSKKKGRDARVALVSDSETESMAISKKKGREDGLALISDSETELMETSKKKRRNARVVSDSETESDSDHENQRGRTVLTAVRKAIDNGEKISLEWNASKVPCGEHRITFGTYVGVIARERVNINFEEWGHLPPELVNEVYNEITKGFTVLPDRRGWVVSRVSERWRAFKCRLVKNYLYKKSGKIRKMAPSKYPFISQNDWEKFTAYCTSDKFKEKSEKNRARANMKTTRYRGGRKGYQHYEKEIVKEFESQGIHIEKVPRHLSWLKAHANKSDQSYAPGDLEIAEAIKTLDAQAGKGVFSATGRDDILAKVLRKPEHGGAVRGVGSGITNKEYFGPAERPKLGQMMEQIQALQSQVTRMANMQQFMMAYFMGCSQPSTMQFPPEQMRQFMAGGVDGQSDQVGGSGGQVGSGGHIGGSGGQVGSSGGHVGSSGGHVGGSVGQVGGSGGQVGGSGGQVGGSGGQVGGSVGHIGGSGGQVGGSGGHVGGSCAQWGGGQFVPFGGGGQFGPFGGGGQFGPFGGGGQFGPFGGGGQFGQFGGSGQFGPFGGGGQFGQFGGGGQFGPFGGGGQFGPFGGGGQFGPFGGGGPFAGNRQNVPESLVSSEPRAHRHEPEKGHVPEPDTGDVP, encoded by the exons ATGGCAAAATCAAAAAAGAAAGGACGAGGTGCCAGAGTAGCCTTGGTCTCAGACTCAGCGACAGA GTTAATGGCGATATCAAAAAAGAAAGGACGAGAAGACGGATTAGCATTGATCTCAGACTCAGAGACAGA GTTAATGGAGACATCGAAGAAGAAAGGACGGGATGCCAGAGTAGCATTGGTCTCGGACTCAGAGACAGA GTTAATGGCGATATCAAAAAAGAAAGGACGAGAAGATGGATTAGCATTGGTCTCAGACTCAGAGACAGA GTTAATGGAGACATCAAAGAAGAAAGGACGGGATGCCAGAGTAGCATTGGTCTCAGACTCAGAGACAGA GTCAATGGCGATATCAAAAAAGAAAGGACGAGAAGATGGATTAGCATTGATCTCAGACTCAGAGACAGA GTTAATGGAGACatcaaagaagaaaagaagaaatgcCAGAGTAGTCTCAGATTCAGAGACAGAGTCAGATTCTGACCATGAGAATCAGAGGGGTCGTACTGTACTTACAGCTGTTAGGAAGGCAATTGACAATGGAGAGAAAATTAGTTTGGAATGGAATGCATCAAAAGTTCCCTGTGGGGAGCACCGAATAACCTTTGGCACCTATGTTGGTGTAATTGCACGTGAGCGAGTGAACATCAACTTTGAGGAGTGGGGTCATCTTCCGCCAGAACTTGTGAATGAAGTTTATAATGAGATCACT AAGGGGTTCACCGTTTTGCCCGATCGAAGAGGTTGGGTTGTGTCACGAGTTTCTGAGCGTTGGAGAGCTTTCAAATGTAGATTGGTGAAGAATTACCTGTACAAAAAGTCTGGAAAGATAAGAAAGATGGCACCATCGAAATATCCCTTCATATCTCAAAATGATTGGGAGAAATTTACTGCCTATTGCACTAGTGATAAGTTTAAG GAAAAAAGTGAGAAAAACAGAGCAAGGGCAAATATGAAGACGACAAGGTACCGAGGAGGTCGGAAAGGGTACCAACATTATGAAAAAGAAATT GTGAAAGAATTTGAGTCACAGGGGATCCACATTGAAAAGGTGCCTCGACATTTGAGTTGGCTCAAAGCTCATGCAAATAAATCAGATCAAAGCTATGCACCTGGTGATTTGGAAATTGCTGAAGCAATT AAAACCCTAGACGCTCAAGCTGGAAAAGGTGTATTTTCTGCTACGGGCAGAGATGATATTTTAGCAAAAGTATTGAGGAAGCCTGAGCATGGTGGTGCTGTCAGGGGTGTTGGATCTGGCATCACAAACAAGGAATATTTCGGGCCTGCTGAAAGGCCAAAGCTTGGACAAATGATGGAACAAATTCAAGCATTGCAATCTCAAGTGACAAGAATGGCAAACATGCAACAGTTTATGATGGCCTATTTCATGGGATGTAGCCAACCATCAACCATGCAGTTCCCTCCGGAGCAGATGAGACAGTTCATGGCTGGTGGAGTCGATGGCCAATCTGACCAAGTTGGTGGTTCAGGTGGACAAGTTGGTTCAGGTGGACATATTGGCGGTTCAGGTGGACAAGTTGGTAGTTCAGGTGGACATGTTGGTAGTTCAGGTGGACACGTTGGTGGTTCAGTTGGACAAGTTGGTGGTTCAGGTGGACAAGTTGGTGGTTCAGGTGGACAAGTTGGTGGTTCAGGTGGACAAGTTGGCGGTTCAGTTGGACACATTGGTGGTTCAGGTGGACAAGTTGGTGGTTCAGGTGGACATGTTGGTGGTTCATGTGCGCAATGGGGGGGTGGTCAGTTTGTCCCGTTTGGAGGCGGTGGTCAGTTTGGCCCATTTGGAGGCGGTGGTCAGTTTGGCCCATTTGGAGGCGGTGGTCAGTTTGGCCCATTTGGAGGCGGTGGACAGTTTGGCCAATTTGGAGGCAGTGGACAGTTTGGCCCATTTGGAGGCGGTGGACAGTTTGGCCAATTTGGAGGCGGTGGACAGTTTGGCCCATTTGGAGGCGGTGGGCAGTTTGGCCCATTTGGAGGTGGCGGCCAGTTTGGCCCATTTGGAGGTGGTGGCCCGTTTGCTGGTAACAGGCAAAATGTTCCTGAGTCCCTTGTTTCTTCTGAGCCTCGGGCCCACCGTCACGAGCCTGAGAAAGGCCACGTCCCTGAGCCTGATACAGGTGATGTGCCTTGA
- the LOC110785510 gene encoding uncharacterized protein isoform X10: MAKSKKKGRGARVALVSDSATELMAISKKKGREDGLALISDSETELMETSKKKGRDARVALVSDSETELMAISKKKGREDGLALVSDSETELMAISKKKGREDGLALVSDSETELMETSKKKRRNARVVSDSETESDSDHENQRGRTVLTAVRKAIDNGEKISLEWNASKVPCGEHRITFGTYVGVIARERVNINFEEWGHLPPELVNEVYNEITKGFTVLPDRRGWVVSRVSERWRAFKCRLVKNYLYKKSGKIRKMAPSKYPFISQNDWEKFTAYCTSDKFKEKSEKNRARANMKTTRYRGGRKGYQHYEKEIVKEFESQGIHIEKVPRHLSWLKAHANKSDQSYAPGDLEIAEAIKTLDAQAGKGVFSATGRDDILAKVLRKPEHGGAVRGVGSGITNKEYFGPAERPKLGQMMEQIQALQSQVTRMANMQQFMMAYFMGCSQPSTMQFPPEQMRQFMAGGVDGQSDQVGGSGGQVGSGGHIGGSGGQVGSSGGHVGSSGGHVGGSVGQVGGSGGQVGGSGGQVGGSGGQVGGSVGHIGGSGGQVGGSGGHVGGSCAQWGGGQFVPFGGGGQFGPFGGGGQFGPFGGGGQFGPFGGGGQFGQFGGSGQFGPFGGGGQFGQFGGGGQFGPFGGGGQFGPFGGGGQFGPFGGGGPFAGNRQNVPESLVSSEPRAHRHEPEKGHVPEPDTGDVP; the protein is encoded by the exons ATGGCAAAATCAAAAAAGAAAGGACGAGGTGCCAGAGTAGCCTTGGTCTCAGACTCAGCGACAGA GTTAATGGCGATATCAAAAAAGAAAGGACGAGAAGACGGATTAGCATTGATCTCAGACTCAGAGACAGA GTTAATGGAGACATCGAAGAAGAAAGGACGGGATGCCAGAGTAGCATTGGTCTCGGACTCAGAGACAGA GTTAATGGCGATATCAAAAAAGAAAGGACGCGAAGATGGATTAGCATTGGTCTCGGACTCAGAGACAGA GTTAATGGCGATATCAAAAAAGAAAGGACGAGAAGATGGATTAGCATTGGTCTCAGACTCAGAGACAGA GTTAATGGAGACatcaaagaagaaaagaagaaatgcCAGAGTAGTCTCAGATTCAGAGACAGAGTCAGATTCTGACCATGAGAATCAGAGGGGTCGTACTGTACTTACAGCTGTTAGGAAGGCAATTGACAATGGAGAGAAAATTAGTTTGGAATGGAATGCATCAAAAGTTCCCTGTGGGGAGCACCGAATAACCTTTGGCACCTATGTTGGTGTAATTGCACGTGAGCGAGTGAACATCAACTTTGAGGAGTGGGGTCATCTTCCGCCAGAACTTGTGAATGAAGTTTATAATGAGATCACT AAGGGGTTCACCGTTTTGCCCGATCGAAGAGGTTGGGTTGTGTCACGAGTTTCTGAGCGTTGGAGAGCTTTCAAATGTAGATTGGTGAAGAATTACCTGTACAAAAAGTCTGGAAAGATAAGAAAGATGGCACCATCGAAATATCCCTTCATATCTCAAAATGATTGGGAGAAATTTACTGCCTATTGCACTAGTGATAAGTTTAAG GAAAAAAGTGAGAAAAACAGAGCAAGGGCAAATATGAAGACGACAAGGTACCGAGGAGGTCGGAAAGGGTACCAACATTATGAAAAAGAAATT GTGAAAGAATTTGAGTCACAGGGGATCCACATTGAAAAGGTGCCTCGACATTTGAGTTGGCTCAAAGCTCATGCAAATAAATCAGATCAAAGCTATGCACCTGGTGATTTGGAAATTGCTGAAGCAATT AAAACCCTAGACGCTCAAGCTGGAAAAGGTGTATTTTCTGCTACGGGCAGAGATGATATTTTAGCAAAAGTATTGAGGAAGCCTGAGCATGGTGGTGCTGTCAGGGGTGTTGGATCTGGCATCACAAACAAGGAATATTTCGGGCCTGCTGAAAGGCCAAAGCTTGGACAAATGATGGAACAAATTCAAGCATTGCAATCTCAAGTGACAAGAATGGCAAACATGCAACAGTTTATGATGGCCTATTTCATGGGATGTAGCCAACCATCAACCATGCAGTTCCCTCCGGAGCAGATGAGACAGTTCATGGCTGGTGGAGTCGATGGCCAATCTGACCAAGTTGGTGGTTCAGGTGGACAAGTTGGTTCAGGTGGACATATTGGCGGTTCAGGTGGACAAGTTGGTAGTTCAGGTGGACATGTTGGTAGTTCAGGTGGACACGTTGGTGGTTCAGTTGGACAAGTTGGTGGTTCAGGTGGACAAGTTGGTGGTTCAGGTGGACAAGTTGGTGGTTCAGGTGGACAAGTTGGCGGTTCAGTTGGACACATTGGTGGTTCAGGTGGACAAGTTGGTGGTTCAGGTGGACATGTTGGTGGTTCATGTGCGCAATGGGGGGGTGGTCAGTTTGTCCCGTTTGGAGGCGGTGGTCAGTTTGGCCCATTTGGAGGCGGTGGTCAGTTTGGCCCATTTGGAGGCGGTGGTCAGTTTGGCCCATTTGGAGGCGGTGGACAGTTTGGCCAATTTGGAGGCAGTGGACAGTTTGGCCCATTTGGAGGCGGTGGACAGTTTGGCCAATTTGGAGGCGGTGGACAGTTTGGCCCATTTGGAGGCGGTGGGCAGTTTGGCCCATTTGGAGGTGGCGGCCAGTTTGGCCCATTTGGAGGTGGTGGCCCGTTTGCTGGTAACAGGCAAAATGTTCCTGAGTCCCTTGTTTCTTCTGAGCCTCGGGCCCACCGTCACGAGCCTGAGAAAGGCCACGTCCCTGAGCCTGATACAGGTGATGTGCCTTGA
- the LOC110785510 gene encoding uncharacterized protein isoform X5 — MAKSKKKGRGARVALVSDSATELMAISKKKGREDGLALISDSETELMETSKKKGRDARVALVSDSETELMAISKKKGREDGLALVSDSETELMAISKKKGREDGLALVSDSETESMAISKKKGREDGLALISDSETELMETSKKKRRNARVVSDSETESDSDHENQRGRTVLTAVRKAIDNGEKISLEWNASKVPCGEHRITFGTYVGVIARERVNINFEEWGHLPPELVNEVYNEITKGFTVLPDRRGWVVSRVSERWRAFKCRLVKNYLYKKSGKIRKMAPSKYPFISQNDWEKFTAYCTSDKFKEKSEKNRARANMKTTRYRGGRKGYQHYEKEIVKEFESQGIHIEKVPRHLSWLKAHANKSDQSYAPGDLEIAEAIKTLDAQAGKGVFSATGRDDILAKVLRKPEHGGAVRGVGSGITNKEYFGPAERPKLGQMMEQIQALQSQVTRMANMQQFMMAYFMGCSQPSTMQFPPEQMRQFMAGGVDGQSDQVGGSGGQVGSGGHIGGSGGQVGSSGGHVGSSGGHVGGSVGQVGGSGGQVGGSGGQVGGSGGQVGGSVGHIGGSGGQVGGSGGHVGGSCAQWGGGQFVPFGGGGQFGPFGGGGQFGPFGGGGQFGPFGGGGQFGQFGGSGQFGPFGGGGQFGQFGGGGQFGPFGGGGQFGPFGGGGQFGPFGGGGPFAGNRQNVPESLVSSEPRAHRHEPEKGHVPEPDTGDVP; from the exons ATGGCAAAATCAAAAAAGAAAGGACGAGGTGCCAGAGTAGCCTTGGTCTCAGACTCAGCGACAGA GTTAATGGCGATATCAAAAAAGAAAGGACGAGAAGACGGATTAGCATTGATCTCAGACTCAGAGACAGA GTTAATGGAGACATCGAAGAAGAAAGGACGGGATGCCAGAGTAGCATTGGTCTCGGACTCAGAGACAGA GTTAATGGCGATATCAAAAAAGAAAGGACGCGAAGATGGATTAGCATTGGTCTCGGACTCAGAGACAGA GTTAATGGCGATATCAAAAAAGAAAGGACGAGAAGATGGATTAGCATTGGTCTCAGACTCAGAGACAGA GTCAATGGCGATATCAAAAAAGAAAGGACGAGAAGATGGATTAGCATTGATCTCAGACTCAGAGACAGA GTTAATGGAGACatcaaagaagaaaagaagaaatgcCAGAGTAGTCTCAGATTCAGAGACAGAGTCAGATTCTGACCATGAGAATCAGAGGGGTCGTACTGTACTTACAGCTGTTAGGAAGGCAATTGACAATGGAGAGAAAATTAGTTTGGAATGGAATGCATCAAAAGTTCCCTGTGGGGAGCACCGAATAACCTTTGGCACCTATGTTGGTGTAATTGCACGTGAGCGAGTGAACATCAACTTTGAGGAGTGGGGTCATCTTCCGCCAGAACTTGTGAATGAAGTTTATAATGAGATCACT AAGGGGTTCACCGTTTTGCCCGATCGAAGAGGTTGGGTTGTGTCACGAGTTTCTGAGCGTTGGAGAGCTTTCAAATGTAGATTGGTGAAGAATTACCTGTACAAAAAGTCTGGAAAGATAAGAAAGATGGCACCATCGAAATATCCCTTCATATCTCAAAATGATTGGGAGAAATTTACTGCCTATTGCACTAGTGATAAGTTTAAG GAAAAAAGTGAGAAAAACAGAGCAAGGGCAAATATGAAGACGACAAGGTACCGAGGAGGTCGGAAAGGGTACCAACATTATGAAAAAGAAATT GTGAAAGAATTTGAGTCACAGGGGATCCACATTGAAAAGGTGCCTCGACATTTGAGTTGGCTCAAAGCTCATGCAAATAAATCAGATCAAAGCTATGCACCTGGTGATTTGGAAATTGCTGAAGCAATT AAAACCCTAGACGCTCAAGCTGGAAAAGGTGTATTTTCTGCTACGGGCAGAGATGATATTTTAGCAAAAGTATTGAGGAAGCCTGAGCATGGTGGTGCTGTCAGGGGTGTTGGATCTGGCATCACAAACAAGGAATATTTCGGGCCTGCTGAAAGGCCAAAGCTTGGACAAATGATGGAACAAATTCAAGCATTGCAATCTCAAGTGACAAGAATGGCAAACATGCAACAGTTTATGATGGCCTATTTCATGGGATGTAGCCAACCATCAACCATGCAGTTCCCTCCGGAGCAGATGAGACAGTTCATGGCTGGTGGAGTCGATGGCCAATCTGACCAAGTTGGTGGTTCAGGTGGACAAGTTGGTTCAGGTGGACATATTGGCGGTTCAGGTGGACAAGTTGGTAGTTCAGGTGGACATGTTGGTAGTTCAGGTGGACACGTTGGTGGTTCAGTTGGACAAGTTGGTGGTTCAGGTGGACAAGTTGGTGGTTCAGGTGGACAAGTTGGTGGTTCAGGTGGACAAGTTGGCGGTTCAGTTGGACACATTGGTGGTTCAGGTGGACAAGTTGGTGGTTCAGGTGGACATGTTGGTGGTTCATGTGCGCAATGGGGGGGTGGTCAGTTTGTCCCGTTTGGAGGCGGTGGTCAGTTTGGCCCATTTGGAGGCGGTGGTCAGTTTGGCCCATTTGGAGGCGGTGGTCAGTTTGGCCCATTTGGAGGCGGTGGACAGTTTGGCCAATTTGGAGGCAGTGGACAGTTTGGCCCATTTGGAGGCGGTGGACAGTTTGGCCAATTTGGAGGCGGTGGACAGTTTGGCCCATTTGGAGGCGGTGGGCAGTTTGGCCCATTTGGAGGTGGCGGCCAGTTTGGCCCATTTGGAGGTGGTGGCCCGTTTGCTGGTAACAGGCAAAATGTTCCTGAGTCCCTTGTTTCTTCTGAGCCTCGGGCCCACCGTCACGAGCCTGAGAAAGGCCACGTCCCTGAGCCTGATACAGGTGATGTGCCTTGA
- the LOC110785510 gene encoding uncharacterized protein isoform X2, translated as MAKSKKKGRGARVALVSDSATELMAISKKKGREDGLALISDSETELMETSKKKGRDARVALVSDSETELMAISKKKGREDGLALVSDSETELMAISKKKGREDGLALVSDSETELMETSKKKGRDARVALVSDSETESMAISKKKGREDGLALISDSETELMETSKKKRRNARVVSDSETESDSDHENQRGRTVLTAVRKAIDNGEKISLEWNASKVPCGEHRITFGTYVGVIARERVNINFEEWGHLPPELVNEVYNEITGFTVLPDRRGWVVSRVSERWRAFKCRLVKNYLYKKSGKIRKMAPSKYPFISQNDWEKFTAYCTSDKFKEKSEKNRARANMKTTRYRGGRKGYQHYEKEIVKEFESQGIHIEKVPRHLSWLKAHANKSDQSYAPGDLEIAEAIKTLDAQAGKGVFSATGRDDILAKVLRKPEHGGAVRGVGSGITNKEYFGPAERPKLGQMMEQIQALQSQVTRMANMQQFMMAYFMGCSQPSTMQFPPEQMRQFMAGGVDGQSDQVGGSGGQVGSGGHIGGSGGQVGSSGGHVGSSGGHVGGSVGQVGGSGGQVGGSGGQVGGSGGQVGGSVGHIGGSGGQVGGSGGHVGGSCAQWGGGQFVPFGGGGQFGPFGGGGQFGPFGGGGQFGPFGGGGQFGQFGGSGQFGPFGGGGQFGQFGGGGQFGPFGGGGQFGPFGGGGQFGPFGGGGPFAGNRQNVPESLVSSEPRAHRHEPEKGHVPEPDTGDVP; from the exons ATGGCAAAATCAAAAAAGAAAGGACGAGGTGCCAGAGTAGCCTTGGTCTCAGACTCAGCGACAGA GTTAATGGCGATATCAAAAAAGAAAGGACGAGAAGACGGATTAGCATTGATCTCAGACTCAGAGACAGA GTTAATGGAGACATCGAAGAAGAAAGGACGGGATGCCAGAGTAGCATTGGTCTCGGACTCAGAGACAGA GTTAATGGCGATATCAAAAAAGAAAGGACGCGAAGATGGATTAGCATTGGTCTCGGACTCAGAGACAGA GTTAATGGCGATATCAAAAAAGAAAGGACGAGAAGATGGATTAGCATTGGTCTCAGACTCAGAGACAGA GTTAATGGAGACATCAAAGAAGAAAGGACGGGATGCCAGAGTAGCATTGGTCTCAGACTCAGAGACAGA GTCAATGGCGATATCAAAAAAGAAAGGACGAGAAGATGGATTAGCATTGATCTCAGACTCAGAGACAGA GTTAATGGAGACatcaaagaagaaaagaagaaatgcCAGAGTAGTCTCAGATTCAGAGACAGAGTCAGATTCTGACCATGAGAATCAGAGGGGTCGTACTGTACTTACAGCTGTTAGGAAGGCAATTGACAATGGAGAGAAAATTAGTTTGGAATGGAATGCATCAAAAGTTCCCTGTGGGGAGCACCGAATAACCTTTGGCACCTATGTTGGTGTAATTGCACGTGAGCGAGTGAACATCAACTTTGAGGAGTGGGGTCATCTTCCGCCAGAACTTGTGAATGAAGTTTATAATGAGATCACT GGGTTCACCGTTTTGCCCGATCGAAGAGGTTGGGTTGTGTCACGAGTTTCTGAGCGTTGGAGAGCTTTCAAATGTAGATTGGTGAAGAATTACCTGTACAAAAAGTCTGGAAAGATAAGAAAGATGGCACCATCGAAATATCCCTTCATATCTCAAAATGATTGGGAGAAATTTACTGCCTATTGCACTAGTGATAAGTTTAAG GAAAAAAGTGAGAAAAACAGAGCAAGGGCAAATATGAAGACGACAAGGTACCGAGGAGGTCGGAAAGGGTACCAACATTATGAAAAAGAAATT GTGAAAGAATTTGAGTCACAGGGGATCCACATTGAAAAGGTGCCTCGACATTTGAGTTGGCTCAAAGCTCATGCAAATAAATCAGATCAAAGCTATGCACCTGGTGATTTGGAAATTGCTGAAGCAATT AAAACCCTAGACGCTCAAGCTGGAAAAGGTGTATTTTCTGCTACGGGCAGAGATGATATTTTAGCAAAAGTATTGAGGAAGCCTGAGCATGGTGGTGCTGTCAGGGGTGTTGGATCTGGCATCACAAACAAGGAATATTTCGGGCCTGCTGAAAGGCCAAAGCTTGGACAAATGATGGAACAAATTCAAGCATTGCAATCTCAAGTGACAAGAATGGCAAACATGCAACAGTTTATGATGGCCTATTTCATGGGATGTAGCCAACCATCAACCATGCAGTTCCCTCCGGAGCAGATGAGACAGTTCATGGCTGGTGGAGTCGATGGCCAATCTGACCAAGTTGGTGGTTCAGGTGGACAAGTTGGTTCAGGTGGACATATTGGCGGTTCAGGTGGACAAGTTGGTAGTTCAGGTGGACATGTTGGTAGTTCAGGTGGACACGTTGGTGGTTCAGTTGGACAAGTTGGTGGTTCAGGTGGACAAGTTGGTGGTTCAGGTGGACAAGTTGGTGGTTCAGGTGGACAAGTTGGCGGTTCAGTTGGACACATTGGTGGTTCAGGTGGACAAGTTGGTGGTTCAGGTGGACATGTTGGTGGTTCATGTGCGCAATGGGGGGGTGGTCAGTTTGTCCCGTTTGGAGGCGGTGGTCAGTTTGGCCCATTTGGAGGCGGTGGTCAGTTTGGCCCATTTGGAGGCGGTGGTCAGTTTGGCCCATTTGGAGGCGGTGGACAGTTTGGCCAATTTGGAGGCAGTGGACAGTTTGGCCCATTTGGAGGCGGTGGACAGTTTGGCCAATTTGGAGGCGGTGGACAGTTTGGCCCATTTGGAGGCGGTGGGCAGTTTGGCCCATTTGGAGGTGGCGGCCAGTTTGGCCCATTTGGAGGTGGTGGCCCGTTTGCTGGTAACAGGCAAAATGTTCCTGAGTCCCTTGTTTCTTCTGAGCCTCGGGCCCACCGTCACGAGCCTGAGAAAGGCCACGTCCCTGAGCCTGATACAGGTGATGTGCCTTGA